The Lactuca sativa cultivar Salinas chromosome 2, Lsat_Salinas_v11, whole genome shotgun sequence genome includes a window with the following:
- the LOC111917486 gene encoding uncharacterized protein LOC111917486, whose amino-acid sequence MRIFKESSQNTQYATPGGITQRLSDIDFAGLDKNGCYEFIERFTREKCEKLYYCQPDIDFPKGLTLISNEMDYADFIAIAYECGVILPMYVDHFGNSNMQEWLDEHKEEVVDNIVEQVIDGARLIKDIEIGHLDEDEDEDEGEDEDEDEDENDHGAEDVDVDEDEDDHSNPHFFQKG is encoded by the coding sequence ATGCGCATTTTCAAGGAATCTTCACAAAATACCCAATACGCTACACCAGGGGGGATTACTCAAAGGTTGTCGGACATCGATTTCGCTGGCTTGGACAAGAATGGGTGTTATGAGTTTATCGAAAGGTTCACTAGAGAAAAGTGTGAGAAGCTCTATTACTGCCAACCAGATATTGATTTTCCCAAAGGTTTGACCTTAATTTCCAATGAGATGGATTATGCCGATTTTATAGCAATAGCTTATGAATGTGGTGTTATACTCCCTATGTATGTAGACCATTTTGGTAATAGTAACATGCAGGAATGGTTGGATGAACACAAAGAAGAGGTTGTTGATAACATAGTGGAACAAGTAATTGATGGTGCAAGACTAATTAAGGATATTGAGATAGGCCATTTGGATGAAgatgaggatgaagatgaaggtgaggatgaggatgaggatgaggatgaGAATGACCATGGGGCTGAGGATGTGGATGTTGATGAAGATGAGGATGACCATAGCAACCCTCATTTTTTTCAAAAAGGATAA